The following coding sequences lie in one Erwinia amylovora genomic window:
- a CDS encoding cytochrome b codes for MQWKNSVSRYGALSISLHWLVALAVYAMFALGLWMVTQGYYDEWYHKAPELHKSIGMVLFAVMLLRVIWRFLSPPPKPLASYSPLVRHSAIAAHLLLYGLLFAIMISGYLISTAEGKPVDVFGVLPVPALFSGMGEQADLAGDVHLWLAWSVVILSALHGLAALKHHFIDRDITLKRMLGTRID; via the coding sequence ATGCAGTGGAAAAATAGCGTTTCACGTTATGGCGCACTCAGTATCAGTCTGCACTGGCTGGTAGCGCTGGCGGTATATGCCATGTTTGCTCTTGGGCTGTGGATGGTCACTCAGGGTTATTATGATGAGTGGTATCACAAAGCGCCCGAGCTGCACAAAAGTATCGGCATGGTGCTGTTCGCTGTCATGCTGCTGCGCGTGATATGGCGTTTCCTTTCTCCCCCGCCCAAACCGCTTGCCAGTTACAGTCCGCTGGTGCGTCACAGCGCGATTGCAGCCCATCTGCTGCTGTACGGGCTGCTGTTCGCCATTATGATTAGCGGATACCTGATCTCTACGGCAGAGGGCAAACCGGTGGATGTATTTGGCGTACTGCCGGTGCCCGCCCTGTTTAGCGGGATGGGCGAACAGGCCGACCTGGCCGGCGATGTCCATCTCTGGCTGGCATGGAGCGTGGTGATCCTTTCCGCGCTGCACGGGCTGGCCGCCCTCAAGCACCATTTTATCGATCGCGACATCACGTTGAAAAGGATGCTGGGAACCCGCATCGACTAA
- the flgM gene encoding flagellar biosynthesis anti-sigma factor FlgM codes for MSIDRTQPMKPASSVQQRETQDTAPLKARSAESKPSVASGTQVLLSGAQSQLSKASSQDVNTVRVEELKTAIRNGELKMDSGKIADALIQQAKETLQGH; via the coding sequence ATGAGCATCGACAGAACTCAGCCCATGAAACCGGCCAGCAGCGTTCAACAGCGTGAAACCCAGGACACGGCCCCTCTAAAAGCGCGTTCGGCCGAGAGCAAACCCTCTGTCGCCAGCGGCACCCAGGTGCTGTTAAGCGGTGCACAGTCCCAGTTATCGAAAGCCAGTTCACAGGACGTCAACACCGTTCGCGTGGAAGAGCTTAAAACCGCCATTCGCAATGGTGAACTGAAGATGGACAGCGGTAAAATTGCCGATGCCCTGATCCAGCAAGCCAAAGAAACATTGCAAGGTCATTAA
- the rimJ gene encoding ribosomal protein S5-alanine N-acetyltransferase, with amino-acid sequence MFGYLTHAPKVRLTTDRLVVRLINERDDWRMADYYAENRAFLKPWEPLRDDSHCYPSGWQARLALIGDMHKQGNACYFAVMDPQENEVRGVANFSNIVRGSFHACYLGYSLGEKWQGQGMMFEALQSAIRYMQRQQRMHRIMANYMPHNQRSGALLARLGFEKEGYAKNYLLIDGRWQDHVLTALTCNEWTPERRRA; translated from the coding sequence ATGTTTGGCTATCTTACCCATGCGCCAAAAGTGCGGTTGACTACCGATCGCCTGGTGGTGCGTTTGATAAATGAGCGTGATGACTGGCGGATGGCTGACTACTACGCCGAAAATCGTGCTTTTCTAAAGCCCTGGGAACCGCTGCGTGACGACAGCCACTGTTATCCGTCGGGATGGCAGGCGCGTCTGGCGTTGATCGGTGATATGCACAAGCAGGGTAACGCGTGCTATTTCGCCGTGATGGATCCACAGGAAAATGAAGTGCGCGGCGTGGCAAATTTTAGCAATATCGTGCGCGGCTCGTTTCACGCCTGCTATCTCGGCTATTCGTTGGGTGAGAAATGGCAGGGCCAGGGAATGATGTTTGAAGCGCTGCAAAGCGCCATTCGCTATATGCAGCGCCAGCAGCGGATGCACCGTATCATGGCCAACTATATGCCACATAATCAGCGCAGCGGAGCGCTACTGGCTCGCCTCGGTTTTGAAAAGGAGGGGTATGCCAAAAATTATTTACTGATTGACGGGCGCTGGCAGGATCATGTTCTGACGGCGTTGACCTGTAATGAATGGACGCCGGAGCGGCGCCGGGCGTAA
- a CDS encoding lipoprotein translates to MKKTIFSTSALLLALVVSGCNQIAQYSISEQEINQALAKHHRYEKNIGVAGLAEAHITLHNLHSQIGREEPDRVTLTGKADVSISSLFGPQQAEMNLTMKAQPVFNQQEGAIYLKDMELTDIQVQPVKMQGVLKTLTPYLNQSLKSYFNQKPAWVLSSDRSKAESLAKRFAKGLEVKPGELVIPFTE, encoded by the coding sequence GTGAAGAAAACAATTTTTTCCACCAGCGCTTTATTGTTAGCGTTAGTGGTCAGCGGTTGTAATCAGATTGCCCAATACAGCATCAGTGAACAGGAAATTAACCAGGCGCTGGCAAAGCATCATCGCTATGAGAAAAATATCGGCGTTGCCGGGCTGGCAGAGGCGCATATCACCCTGCACAATCTGCACAGCCAGATTGGTCGCGAAGAGCCTGACCGGGTAACCTTGACCGGCAAGGCTGACGTCAGCATCAGCTCACTTTTCGGCCCGCAGCAGGCTGAAATGAACCTGACCATGAAAGCCCAACCGGTATTCAATCAGCAGGAAGGCGCTATCTATCTGAAGGATATGGAACTGACCGATATTCAGGTACAGCCCGTAAAAATGCAGGGCGTGCTGAAAACCCTGACGCCCTACCTGAATCAATCGCTGAAAAGTTACTTTAACCAGAAGCCCGCCTGGGTGCTGAGCAGCGACCGCAGTAAAGCCGAGTCGCTGGCAAAACGCTTTGCCAAAGGACTGGAAGTTAAGCCGGGTGAATTAGTCATTCCGTTTACCGAGTGA
- the flgD gene encoding flagellar hook assembly protein FlgD — protein MSIAVGVNEKQAATTLKSSSSSSDSSAADLQNNFLTLLVTQLKNQDPTNPMDNAQLTTQLAQINTLSGVEKLNTTLGSISGQITSGQSLQASTLIGHGVMVNGTQILAGSSTTTPFGVELAQASTSTTATITDASGKVVETIDLGAQTAGVHTFQWNGKASDGTTAADGKYTVAISASNGSGQLVAQPLSYALVSGVSSNSGGAVLDLGTMGTTTLEKVRQII, from the coding sequence ATGAGTATTGCCGTAGGTGTAAATGAAAAACAGGCGGCCACCACGCTGAAGTCGTCTTCCTCCTCTTCTGACTCGTCAGCGGCGGATCTCCAGAATAACTTTCTGACGTTGCTGGTGACCCAGCTGAAAAATCAGGATCCCACTAACCCGATGGATAACGCGCAGCTGACGACACAGCTGGCACAAATCAACACCCTGAGCGGCGTTGAGAAGCTGAATACCACGCTGGGTTCCATTTCCGGCCAGATCACCAGCGGTCAGTCGTTACAGGCTTCCACGCTCATCGGTCATGGTGTGATGGTGAACGGTACACAGATTTTAGCAGGCAGCAGTACCACCACGCCGTTTGGCGTAGAGCTGGCGCAGGCCAGCACCAGCACCACTGCGACGATCACCGATGCCAGCGGCAAAGTGGTGGAAACCATCGACCTCGGGGCGCAAACCGCCGGCGTACATACCTTCCAGTGGAACGGTAAGGCCAGCGACGGCACCACCGCTGCCGATGGTAAATACACCGTTGCCATCAGCGCCAGCAACGGCAGCGGACAGCTGGTAGCGCAGCCGCTCAGCTACGCCCTTGTCAGCGGCGTAAGCAGCAACTCTGGCGGGGCAGTGCTGGACCTGGGCACCATGGGGACCACCACCCTGGAAAAAGTTCGTCAGATCATTTAA
- the flgA gene encoding flagellar basal body P-ring formation chaperone FlgA: MARYALLLAALLSLLSATASAGDLTAQLSQFFKSRYQQNGASTDNLKVVVKTAKSMWPACDNPQFLLPANSRMWGYISVAANCEQNRRYIQVQLQVTGSYLVANRQLSQGEAISASDVRIEHGRLDALPARTLLNSDDATGAIVLRAIMPGQPVTMMMMRQPWRVKAGQAVTVYASGEGFTIHSEGKAMNNAAAMQSVRVRMNSGQIVTGKIDADGNILISL, encoded by the coding sequence ATGGCTAGATATGCCCTGCTGCTGGCTGCCCTGCTCTCTCTGCTTAGCGCCACGGCCAGCGCCGGTGATTTAACCGCGCAGCTGAGTCAGTTTTTTAAAAGCCGCTATCAACAAAACGGCGCGAGTACCGATAACCTCAAGGTGGTGGTAAAAACGGCAAAAAGCATGTGGCCAGCCTGTGACAACCCGCAATTCCTGCTGCCGGCTAACAGCCGCATGTGGGGCTATATCAGCGTGGCGGCCAACTGTGAGCAAAACCGGCGCTATATTCAGGTTCAGCTGCAGGTGACGGGTAGCTATCTGGTCGCCAACCGCCAGCTGTCACAGGGAGAGGCGATCAGCGCCAGCGATGTGCGCATTGAGCACGGACGGCTGGACGCCCTGCCTGCCCGTACGCTGTTAAATAGCGATGACGCCACGGGGGCTATCGTCCTACGCGCTATCATGCCGGGCCAGCCAGTTACGATGATGATGATGCGCCAGCCGTGGCGCGTGAAGGCAGGTCAGGCGGTTACTGTTTACGCCAGCGGTGAGGGTTTTACCATCCACAGTGAAGGTAAAGCGATGAATAATGCCGCCGCTATGCAGTCGGTGAGAGTACGAATGAATTCAGGACAAATCGTAACCGGTAAGATCGATGCTGATGGGAATATTCTGATATCGCTATAA
- the flgC gene encoding flagellar basal body rod protein FlgC, giving the protein MALTSIFDIAGSAMAAQSQRLNVSASNLANADSATGPDGQPYVAKQVVFQTNAAPGSPTGGVRVAEVIDDPTPAKLVYEPGNPMADARGYIKMPNVDVVAETVNSMSASRSYQANVEVLNTVKQMMMKTLTMGQ; this is encoded by the coding sequence ATGGCACTTACCAGTATTTTCGATATCGCCGGATCGGCGATGGCGGCACAGTCGCAGCGTCTTAACGTCAGCGCCAGTAATCTGGCCAATGCTGACAGCGCTACCGGGCCGGATGGCCAGCCTTACGTGGCGAAGCAGGTGGTGTTCCAAACCAACGCCGCGCCCGGGTCTCCGACCGGTGGCGTGAGAGTGGCAGAGGTGATAGACGATCCGACTCCGGCAAAACTGGTGTATGAGCCAGGTAATCCGATGGCCGATGCCAGGGGTTACATCAAAATGCCGAACGTGGATGTGGTCGCAGAAACGGTGAACAGCATGTCGGCCTCGCGCAGTTATCAGGCCAACGTTGAGGTGTTAAACACCGTGAAACAGATGATGATGAAAACCTTAACGATGGGTCAATAG
- a CDS encoding YceI family protein, translated as MPKKTILGLTTAALFMTAATASAAEYKIDKEGQHAFVQFRIKHLGYSWLYGSFKDFDGGFTFDEADTAKDKVNVTINTASVDTNHAERDKHLRSAEFLNAAKFPQATYVSTGVLKEGDGLTVNGNLTLNGVTKPVKLAAKLIGEGKDPWGGYRAGFEAKGTIALKEFNIKTDLGPASQEVDLIISLEGVRQ; from the coding sequence ATGCCGAAGAAAACGATTCTGGGCCTGACAACCGCCGCGCTATTTATGACGGCAGCAACCGCCAGCGCAGCCGAGTATAAAATTGATAAGGAAGGACAGCATGCCTTTGTCCAGTTCCGTATCAAGCATCTCGGTTATAGCTGGCTGTACGGCAGCTTTAAGGATTTCGATGGTGGGTTTACGTTTGATGAAGCTGACACCGCGAAAGATAAGGTAAACGTCACGATTAACACCGCCAGCGTGGACACCAACCACGCGGAACGTGATAAGCATCTGCGCAGCGCCGAGTTCCTCAACGCCGCCAAATTCCCACAGGCGACCTATGTTTCAACCGGCGTGCTGAAGGAGGGGGACGGGTTAACCGTTAACGGTAATCTGACGCTGAACGGCGTGACTAAACCGGTGAAACTTGCGGCGAAACTGATTGGCGAGGGCAAAGACCCGTGGGGTGGCTACCGCGCTGGCTTTGAGGCAAAAGGCACGATTGCGCTGAAAGAGTTTAACATCAAAACGGATTTAGGCCCGGCTTCGCAGGAAGTGGACCTGATTATTTCACTTGAAGGGGTGCGGCAGTAA
- the bssS gene encoding biofilm formation regulator BssS, whose amino-acid sequence MDSNKDVIQTHPLIGWDISTVDSYDAMMIRLHSLSSDQQQADEAEVGQTYWLTTDVARQFISILEAGIAKIEATGYLDRDYKKH is encoded by the coding sequence ATGGACAGTAACAAAGATGTCATCCAGACACATCCCCTCATCGGGTGGGATATCAGTACCGTAGACAGTTATGATGCCATGATGATCCGTTTGCATTCGCTGTCTTCTGACCAACAGCAGGCTGATGAAGCCGAAGTGGGCCAGACTTACTGGCTGACTACCGATGTTGCCAGGCAATTTATCTCTATTCTCGAAGCTGGCATTGCCAAAATAGAAGCGACCGGCTACCTGGATCGCGACTACAAGAAGCATTAA
- the murJ gene encoding murein biosynthesis integral membrane protein MurJ gives MNLLKSLAAVSSMTLFSRVLGFARDAIVARVFGAGMATDAFFVAFKLPNLLRRIFAEGAFSQAFVPILAEYKSKQGEEATKVFVAYVSGLLTLILAIVTVLGMLAAPWVITLTAPGFTDTADKFALTSALLRVTFPYILLISLASLAGAILNTWNRFSVPAFAPTLLNISMIGFALFAAPHFHPPVMALAWAVVAGGVLQLGYQLPHLKKIGLLVLPRLNLRDAGVWRVMRQMGPAILGVSVSQISLIINTIFASFLVSGSVSWMYYADRLMEFPSGVLGVALGTILLPSLAKSFASGNQIEYSRLMDWGLRLCFLLALPSAVALGILAKPLTVALFQYGKFSAFDAAMTQRALVAYSVGLMGLIVVKVLAPGFYSRQDIITPVKIAMFTLLATQVMNLAFIGPLKHAGLSLSIGLAACLNAALLYWQLRKQDIFQPQPGWLSFMLRLLVAVLAMAAALVGMLYLMPDWANGNMLSRLLRLAAVCAVGGGVYFAVLGLSGFRPRDFARRGQI, from the coding sequence ATGAACCTGCTTAAATCACTGGCAGCGGTCAGCTCCATGACCCTGTTTTCGCGCGTGCTGGGCTTTGCCCGCGACGCGATTGTGGCGCGCGTATTTGGTGCCGGCATGGCGACCGATGCCTTTTTCGTGGCCTTCAAACTGCCCAACCTGCTGCGACGTATCTTTGCTGAAGGCGCTTTCTCCCAGGCATTTGTACCGATCCTCGCCGAATACAAAAGCAAGCAGGGAGAAGAAGCGACGAAAGTCTTTGTCGCCTATGTTTCCGGGCTGCTGACGCTGATACTGGCGATTGTCACGGTGCTGGGGATGCTCGCCGCGCCCTGGGTGATCACCCTCACCGCGCCCGGCTTTACCGATACCGCAGACAAGTTTGCGCTGACCTCGGCGCTGCTGCGCGTGACGTTTCCCTACATCCTGCTGATTTCATTAGCATCACTGGCAGGAGCCATCCTCAACACCTGGAACCGTTTTTCCGTGCCGGCGTTCGCGCCAACGTTGCTGAATATCAGCATGATCGGCTTCGCGCTGTTTGCCGCACCGCATTTCCATCCACCGGTGATGGCGCTTGCCTGGGCGGTGGTGGCGGGTGGCGTGCTGCAGCTGGGCTATCAGCTGCCGCATTTGAAGAAGATTGGCCTGCTGGTGCTGCCGCGCCTGAATCTGCGTGATGCCGGCGTGTGGCGCGTAATGCGTCAGATGGGGCCAGCCATTCTTGGCGTTTCGGTTAGTCAGATCTCCCTGATCATCAATACGATTTTCGCCTCTTTTCTGGTATCCGGCTCGGTATCCTGGATGTATTATGCCGATCGGCTGATGGAGTTTCCTTCCGGGGTGCTGGGGGTGGCGCTCGGCACCATCCTGCTGCCGTCGCTGGCAAAAAGTTTTGCCAGCGGTAACCAGATTGAGTATTCGCGTCTGATGGACTGGGGGCTGCGTCTCTGCTTCCTGCTGGCGCTGCCAAGCGCGGTGGCGCTGGGGATCCTGGCTAAGCCGCTCACCGTTGCCCTGTTTCAGTACGGCAAGTTCTCCGCCTTTGACGCGGCGATGACCCAACGTGCGCTGGTGGCCTATTCGGTCGGTTTGATGGGGCTGATCGTAGTGAAGGTGCTGGCACCGGGCTTCTATTCGCGCCAGGACATCATAACTCCGGTGAAAATCGCCATGTTTACGCTGCTGGCCACCCAGGTGATGAACCTGGCGTTTATTGGCCCGCTGAAACACGCCGGGCTGTCGTTATCCATCGGGCTGGCAGCCTGTCTTAACGCCGCGCTGCTGTACTGGCAGCTGCGCAAGCAGGACATCTTCCAGCCGCAGCCGGGCTGGTTGAGCTTCATGCTGCGGCTGCTGGTTGCCGTGCTGGCGATGGCCGCCGCGCTGGTGGGCATGCTTTATCTGATGCCGGACTGGGCGAACGGAAATATGCTGTCGCGGCTGCTGCGACTGGCTGCGGTGTGCGCCGTCGGCGGCGGCGTCTATTTTGCCGTGCTGGGCTTATCAGGCTTCCGCCCGCGCGACTTTGCCCGCCGTGGGCAAATCTGA
- the pyrC gene encoding dihydroorotase, protein MTDHPQQLTIRRPDDWHIHLRDGEMLAAVVPFTSEICGRAIVMPNLLPPVSSVAAARAYRERILTAVPAAHAFTPLMTCYLTDGLNPNEIETGFAEGVFTAAKLYPAHATTNSAHGVTRIASITAVLDRMQKIGMPLLIHGEVTDAQIDIFDREARFIETVLHPLRKQFPQLKVVCEHITTREAAAYVLEGNSYLAATITPQHLMFNRNHMLVGGIRPHLYCLPILKRNVHQQALRDAVASGHPRFFLGTDSAPHSRDRKEASCGCAGVFNAPSMLAAYATVFEEIGALGHFSAFCSENGPRFYGLPLNEGEVTLLRQPWTVPASIAVGSDGHSVVPFLAGETLNWRVSA, encoded by the coding sequence ATGACCGATCACCCCCAGCAACTGACTATACGCCGCCCTGACGACTGGCATATCCATCTGCGTGACGGAGAAATGCTGGCGGCGGTAGTCCCGTTTACCAGTGAGATTTGCGGCCGCGCCATTGTGATGCCCAATCTGCTACCGCCAGTCAGCAGTGTCGCCGCCGCCCGCGCCTACCGCGAACGGATCCTCACAGCCGTGCCTGCCGCCCACGCTTTCACCCCGCTGATGACCTGTTACCTGACCGATGGTCTGAACCCGAATGAAATTGAAACCGGCTTTGCAGAAGGCGTGTTTACCGCGGCCAAACTCTATCCGGCGCACGCCACCACTAACTCTGCCCACGGCGTCACCCGCATTGCTTCAATTACTGCGGTACTGGACCGGATGCAGAAAATCGGCATGCCGCTGTTAATTCACGGTGAAGTGACCGACGCGCAAATTGACATTTTTGACCGTGAAGCACGTTTTATTGAAACCGTGCTGCACCCGCTGCGTAAGCAATTCCCACAGCTGAAGGTCGTTTGCGAGCATATTACCACCAGGGAAGCGGCGGCTTACGTGCTGGAAGGGAATTCATACCTTGCGGCCACCATTACGCCACAGCATTTGATGTTTAACCGTAATCATATGCTGGTTGGCGGTATTCGCCCGCATCTCTATTGCCTGCCGATCCTCAAACGGAATGTTCACCAGCAGGCGCTGCGTGATGCCGTTGCCAGCGGTCATCCACGCTTCTTCCTCGGTACCGACTCCGCGCCGCATAGCCGGGATCGTAAGGAAGCCAGCTGCGGCTGCGCTGGCGTATTTAACGCTCCGTCGATGCTGGCCGCCTACGCCACGGTATTTGAAGAAATTGGTGCACTGGGGCATTTCTCTGCCTTTTGCTCTGAAAACGGCCCGCGCTTCTACGGGCTGCCGCTCAATGAAGGTGAGGTGACGCTGCTGCGTCAGCCGTGGACGGTGCCGGCAAGCATTGCGGTGGGTAGTGATGGCCATAGCGTGGTGCCGTTCCTTGCCGGTGAAACGCTGAACTGGCGGGTGAGCGCTTAA
- the flgB gene encoding flagellar basal body rod protein FlgB — MLDKLDAALRFNTEALNLRAQRQEILASNIANADTPGYQARDIDFASQLTKAVEHGRAQGSAMSLAVTSARHIPAETQRPPSMDLMYRIPDQPSLDGNTVDMDRERTEFADNSLRYQTDLTLISSQIKGMMSALQGQ, encoded by the coding sequence ATGCTCGACAAACTGGACGCAGCACTGAGGTTTAACACCGAAGCCCTGAATCTGCGTGCACAACGGCAGGAAATCCTGGCATCCAACATCGCTAATGCCGACACGCCGGGTTATCAGGCACGTGATATCGATTTCGCCAGCCAGTTAACTAAAGCGGTTGAACACGGGCGCGCGCAGGGTTCCGCAATGTCGTTGGCGGTGACGTCGGCACGCCATATTCCTGCAGAAACGCAACGGCCTCCTTCGATGGATCTGATGTATCGCATCCCCGATCAGCCTTCATTAGACGGCAACACGGTAGATATGGATCGGGAACGTACAGAATTCGCCGACAACAGCCTGAGATATCAAACGGATTTGACCCTCATCAGTAGTCAAATCAAGGGCATGATGTCGGCCCTACAGGGGCAATAA
- the dinI gene encoding DNA damage-inducible protein I, whose translation MRIEVTVAKTTALPAGAIDALTQELTKRIDKHFPDGSNTISVRYASANNLTVMGGGKEAKDQITDILQETWESADDWFTAD comes from the coding sequence ATGCGTATTGAAGTCACTGTAGCAAAAACCACTGCCCTGCCTGCCGGCGCTATCGATGCGCTGACGCAGGAGCTAACCAAACGTATTGATAAACATTTCCCCGATGGCAGTAATACCATTTCGGTACGTTACGCCAGCGCCAATAACCTGACGGTAATGGGGGGAGGAAAAGAAGCAAAGGACCAGATTACCGATATTTTACAGGAAACCTGGGAGAGTGCAGACGACTGGTTTACGGCAGATTAA
- the flgN gene encoding flagellar export chaperone FlgN, with protein sequence MEKLQNALDKVLEVLSSLAGVMNTEQEQLAAGQINSSLLQRITEDKSSLLATLSFLDQMRRDAEKNAGLYEPYSRHPELMQRWTAIQATTLKLRDTNTHNGMLLNHQINHNEQALQVLKPYHSQKFYGPDGQAISSRSVSRKA encoded by the coding sequence ATGGAAAAGCTGCAGAATGCGCTCGATAAGGTGCTGGAAGTGCTTTCTTCGCTGGCTGGGGTCATGAATACCGAGCAAGAACAGCTTGCGGCGGGCCAGATCAATAGCAGCTTATTACAGCGCATTACCGAAGATAAAAGTTCGCTGCTGGCAACGCTAAGCTTCCTCGACCAGATGCGCCGGGATGCGGAAAAGAACGCCGGACTGTACGAGCCTTACAGCCGCCATCCTGAATTGATGCAGCGCTGGACGGCAATTCAGGCCACCACCTTGAAGCTGCGCGATACCAACACGCACAACGGGATGCTGCTCAATCATCAAATCAACCATAACGAGCAGGCGTTGCAGGTACTGAAACCGTATCACTCGCAAAAATTTTATGGCCCGGATGGCCAGGCGATAAGCTCCAGATCGGTTAGCCGTAAAGCCTGA
- the grxB gene encoding glutaredoxin 2, translated as MKLYIYEHCPFCVKARMIFGLKNIPVELVVMLNDDEATPQRMIGQKMAPILMKDDGSCMAESLDIVDYVDALDHQPLLTGGRNAAIADWLRHIGGYVNKLLIPRVAEAPFAEFATPQARGYFKDKKQAVYGDFAELKEHSPGLIKNVNDDLRKLDKLIVQPNAVNGELSPDDIHLFPLLRSLSLVAGIDYPSRVADYRDNMAKQTQINLLSSVAS; from the coding sequence TTGAAACTCTATATCTATGAACATTGCCCATTTTGCGTTAAAGCTCGTATGATTTTTGGCCTGAAAAATATTCCGGTGGAGCTGGTGGTGATGTTGAATGACGATGAAGCCACGCCTCAGCGCATGATTGGTCAGAAAATGGCACCCATTTTAATGAAAGACGACGGCAGCTGTATGGCGGAAAGCCTTGATATCGTTGATTACGTTGATGCCCTGGACCACCAGCCGCTGCTGACCGGCGGTCGCAACGCGGCGATTGCCGACTGGCTGCGCCACATCGGTGGTTATGTCAACAAACTGTTGATCCCCCGCGTGGCAGAAGCGCCATTTGCCGAGTTCGCCACTCCACAAGCCCGTGGCTATTTCAAAGACAAAAAGCAGGCGGTTTACGGTGATTTTGCCGAACTGAAGGAACATTCACCCGGTTTGATCAAAAACGTCAACGATGACCTGCGCAAACTCGACAAGCTGATCGTACAACCCAATGCGGTTAACGGTGAACTTTCGCCTGACGATATTCACCTGTTCCCACTGCTGCGTTCGCTGTCGCTGGTTGCCGGGATTGACTATCCTTCACGGGTGGCCGATTACCGCGATAACATGGCAAAACAGACGCAAATCAACCTGCTTTCCTCTGTTGCTTCCTGA
- the solA gene encoding N-methyl-L-tryptophan oxidase — MVYDLIVAGSGSVGAAAGWYATQAGLKVLMTDAHHPPHREGSHLGESRLIRYAYGEGARYVPMLLRARQLWLQLEQESGERVMQCSGVLNLAPHDSEFIHNVISTAEQFHLEVQTLNEAGIMQRWPQFAVPEGYTGVFEPTAGYLKAEIAVKSWIRLAQEAGCAQLFNCPVTRIETQNGLQTVTTADGVYQARKLLLSTGSWVKTLCPRLPIAPMRKVFAWHQADGRYSENNKFPAFAVQMPDGNHYYGFPADNNAIKMGKHQGGQPIDSPAERKPFGRVASDGSELFTFMRQFLPGVGVCLRGESCTYDNSPDGDFIIDTLPDEPDRMVISGLSGHGFKFASVLGEIAAQFAQGKQSEFDLTPFSLSRFGPDA, encoded by the coding sequence ATGGTTTACGATTTAATTGTGGCAGGCAGCGGCTCCGTGGGCGCCGCTGCCGGATGGTATGCCACTCAGGCAGGGCTGAAAGTGCTGATGACCGACGCACACCATCCGCCGCACCGTGAAGGCAGCCATCTTGGTGAAAGCCGACTCATACGCTACGCGTACGGCGAGGGCGCTCGCTATGTGCCGATGCTGCTGCGCGCCCGGCAGCTTTGGCTCCAGCTGGAACAGGAGAGCGGTGAACGCGTCATGCAGTGCAGCGGCGTGCTCAACCTTGCGCCGCACGACTCAGAATTTATTCACAATGTGATAAGCACTGCGGAGCAATTCCATCTGGAGGTGCAAACCCTTAATGAAGCCGGGATCATGCAGCGCTGGCCGCAGTTTGCAGTACCAGAAGGCTACACCGGCGTGTTTGAACCCACCGCCGGCTATCTGAAGGCAGAAATCGCGGTAAAAAGCTGGATCCGTCTGGCACAAGAGGCTGGCTGCGCACAGCTGTTTAACTGCCCGGTAACCCGCATCGAAACACAGAACGGCCTGCAGACCGTGACCACGGCAGACGGCGTTTATCAGGCGCGCAAGCTATTGCTTAGCACCGGTAGCTGGGTGAAAACGCTTTGCCCGCGGCTACCCATCGCCCCGATGCGCAAAGTGTTTGCCTGGCACCAGGCGGACGGCCGCTACAGTGAAAACAATAAATTCCCGGCATTTGCCGTGCAGATGCCGGACGGCAACCACTATTACGGATTCCCCGCCGATAACAACGCCATCAAGATGGGCAAGCATCAGGGCGGCCAGCCGATTGATTCGCCCGCCGAACGTAAACCCTTCGGCCGCGTGGCGTCCGATGGCAGCGAACTGTTTACTTTTATGCGCCAGTTTCTGCCGGGCGTGGGAGTTTGTCTGCGGGGCGAGTCCTGCACCTACGATAACTCACCGGATGGTGATTTTATTATCGATACCTTACCGGATGAACCTGACCGCATGGTGATCAGCGGGTTGAGCGGCCACGGTTTTAAATTCGCCAGCGTGCTGGGGGAGATAGCAGCGCAGTTTGCCCAGGGGAAACAAAGCGAATTTGATTTAACGCCGTTTTCGCTGTCGCGCTTTGGGCCCGATGCCTGA